ATGAACTCACTGGACCTTGCAGCACAGACACTCAAGTATGTCATTTTCCAACTATAGTATAGCCACCTCAGTAGAGCCTTACTTTTCAACAAGTATTTTAATAGAGTAAAATCTGAACATAGTGTCAGAAGTGTCCCCCactagtgtccgtaccccccaAAGTGATCCCCAGAAGTGTCAGTATGCCCACtagtgtccgtacctccagATCTAGAAGtgccatacccccagtagtgtccgtagccccagaagtgtccgtacccccagtagtgtccgtacctctAGAAGTGTCAGTACCCCCACTAGTGTCCGTAGCCCcagaagtgtccgtacccccagtagtgtccgtacccccagtagtgtccgtacccccagtagtgtccgtacccccagtattgtccatacccccagtagtgtctgtaccccagttgtgtccgtacccccaaaAGTGTCAGTACCCCAAGTAGTTCTGGTACCCCAGTTGCTAGACATATGAGCATCAtcagtcagggctcgaaatacacatacttaacttgcaatttgcacgtaatttttgagatttgcacgtaaaaatattctgaacttgcaatcttgcatgttgaaaatacctggcctatagtaaacaTACTGAAGCCACGGTGCCTTTGTTTGACTAACGGGGATTGTCACCggtcgtcagtaggtgttataaataattaaatttggctttgctgcaaacttacatgctgattatgtggatatctttccaaaatttgaagttctgtctatattttcatgcgccgatttctgtccgtcaaaagtgacagaatgagcaaaattcttatccgtcctgagcagcaaaattccaccAAAATTCCAccgatggatgctggctagaacattgcagtatagactagttgtattttcagggctcgaaataccacctgcatatgtatgttagtgcaggtaaaattggatctgtgcaggtatttgtgatgtctacctgcacctaacctgcactggtccatatactgggttttatacataaatgtcctatgatgtaggtgcatatGGATGGTTATTatctgcattgaatgttaccacctacatgtataaagtattaaaaaaaaatagcaatggtttctgaacaatttttaTATGATCCAAATTTatagtggtgcaggtgaaatttgtcaGGTGCATGTAATttataatgttacctgcaccagtgcctGTATGCAaagaaagtatttcgagccctgattttgcatgtaaatttttcaaattgcatgttaaatttttgccaacttgcaattttgcatgtagcaaaaaaaaatatttcgacCCCTGTCAGTTCTTCAGTTTAGGTACAGTGTCTGACCATTTTACTGCCCCCTCAATGACACATCTATGAATTTTGTGGTcctctgttctgttctgttcccCCAGACACATGCCGACCCACACCAGTAGAGAAGTACTGATCATCATGGGAAGTCTCACCACATGTGATCCTGGGGACATCAACATCACCATGAAGGTCAGTTTTCTTAAGAAACACTTTATCCAAATCTTTATCTTACAGTTATTAAGACAAAACATTACCTTATAATCTCCAAAGGTAATGCTATTCTTCAactgaaattcaaataaagaaataaaaaaacgtttaaaacccCATTTGAACTTCAAACCATAAAAATTTATTACTCCCAGCTTTTGATTTTATGCAGGTATTGGTTATTCTTGCAATGATGTCACTGCAAAAAAATGCAGCTTGCAAAAAATTGTATTTGAGAGGGAAAAATCATGAAGATAAAAAATGCCTAATCATCAAGATAGAATACAGTTACAAGATACATTACAATATCTGCTTTGTTTATTCTCATTGCTAGCAAGCTGCAGTGCCAGGTTCAGAACTTTAATTTGTTTACCAGGTGGCAGGAATGAAAAGCTGGAAGTAAGATGTTTTAGTTGTttaatgttcaataacatcagagGTGTATAATTTTCTATGTCTATTGAATAATACCGTTATGGTTAATTGTAATcaggaaatgttttcttttggtgTCATTGGTGTCACAACTAAACTGGTTAGAATCAGCACTGAATGCAAGGTCAGCCAATAAAGATGTAAGACTTCACTGTCTGAGACAGTACTGGTTGTTGATGTCCTGCTTCTTCCTCCATGCCTTATAGATGGTAAAAGACTTGAACATCAGGTGTTCAGTGATTGGCCTGGCAGCTGAGGTTCAAGTGTGCAAGAAACTGTGCAATATGACAAATGGTAAGATGCTGCTCATTTTGTTAGACATACGCTAAAAATAGTTGATATTGTAATAATCATCActtcagtatacatgtattacttgaCTATTTTTCACTGAAGCTTTCAATATTCAGTCTTACAGAAAAGTCTTACACTGATCTTGTCGTATTTCTTACAAAATGATATTTACTTTCATTTCCAGGAACCTATGGCATTATTTTAGAAGATACACACTTTAAAGACTTGTTGTTGGAACACTGCACCCCTCCCCCTGCTACTGTAAGTGTTATCTGTGTTCTTTCTGACTTGTTATGACATATTAGCACTTTTATGATAAATATACTAACAAAGTAATTTGCATATAACATCATTATTTCTTGCTGCaagctaaaaaaaaaggtgATTAACTATATAATATCATCTGTTATTGCATTGTTTATTTTAGCcatcatcatatcatataatTCCATTTACTGTAGATAgaatgtttgatttgatttgatttgaaaataaTTATTTTCTTGTATAGATCTATGTTTCAcagtattgttgtttttgtccttGTTAGGTAAACACTGATTCTTCTCTGATAAAAATGGGTAAGTGACATTTTTCCCTGTAACTACTTACATTGCTAATGTTTTGGCTGACAAAGATATCACAAGATCTAAGTGAAATGTTTTTGACTCAATGGTCATTTTGTAAGTTCATGCATGTTGAAGATACTCCTGCTTATCTACATTTTATATAAACAGTTGTGAAATCACTTGAAgtgtatgaaaataaatttgAGTTGATGGAGTAATCATTTAAGTATGCAAAAATGTTTATGAATTTGCATTCTCCAGGTTTCCCTCAGCATACTATAAGTCAAGACCATGATAGTGTCAAACCTTCCATGTGTATGTGGTGAGTATATatgaattgttctttttatctCTTTATTTTCAATAATACAACTTGTCTTATTTGGAGAATGGTTGTCAAGAAATAGCAATGCAATTTACTATATTTCTATGAATGTTTGATGAATGTTTCCTTGAATTGTCTTCCCTGATAAAACCTTGATATAGATTCTTGAACTACCATGAACTACATGAGCATCCACAGCTGTAACAGTGCCTCCTTTCTGTTTTTCTCTGCCCTGCAGCCACCAAGATACAGAGGCCCAGTCCTTCACTCCATCAGGATATTTCTGTCCACAGGTAAAAGAACAAATCATTATTAGCCTCATCTGAAGCAACTCCTCTATGGCCGTATATGACACTTGATATTGTAGTTCGTTCAGGATGGTGAGTCTTTATCATACCTTCTTGTGGCAATACTGCAACCAGTTTGGGGCTTTTTGGTCATGCAGCTTCAGTTTGGTAACATTTGGACACAGGCCACACTCATGTATCCCATGGTTTGGTTTTCAGTCAGCAATATGTTAAAAAATCAGTGATTCTATCAGCAATCAAATAAAAAGTGgtgtcattttcttcttcaatgATAATGAATTgttgaattatgatattttttgcaGTGCCATGCAAAGTATTGTGAGCTACCTGTGGAATGTAAAATTTGTGGTGAGTATTCAAATACTGGTACATGATATTACTTTCTACTTCCACAACCTTTATCTTTTCATTCTAAAGGAACAACTGTCAATATAGAATACAATCAAACCTTAAGTGTACATATATTAAGACCCacatggccaatgtgaccactttctTGTCCCATAGATATTTTTCCCATTAACCATTAAGcacagaccagattttattgatCAAAACCACAgaacaaataaaacaacatgtacatgtaagtctctCATTGATCACAGTCATGTTTCCTCCAGGGTTGACACTAGTATCGGCGCCGCACCTTGCACGCTCCTATCATCACTTCTTCCCACTGGAAAACTTCCGAGAAATCCCTCTAGAAGAACTTGATGCAGAACTTTCCAGGTATTTTTACAATTTACTCTCTGTCCAGTTTTGTCACTCTTCAAAGTGCTCCAAGTTTAACATCTactttatttgcattttttatatGCACTTCTTGAGTCTGTAATgtttatgatgataatgatattcgTAACATTTCTCTTTTACCAGATTTTGTACAGGGTGCCAGGTACAGCTGAATGGACCTGTGGTAAGTTTTGCCATATTTCCAAAAAGAATTAATGTCTAGAAAATGGTGTATACTTCTATACAGtagtttgatatctttacatacattttgtacgtaaacctatgaaaatatttgagtgCACTgttgcacccacagaaaaaaagttgGGTGCACATCTTCAATTTTGGGTTCACATgtacccagtattttgagccctgtgtatctctctctccctctctctctctctctcacccccccccctctctctgtgtatgtgtgttttcttctatgtacatgtgtatctatgtgtgtgtatgtatgcatgtatgtatgtatgtctaagTCTTCGTCAACAtttattcaaatttatgatgttatATGTGTGTGTCCAGGTGTACTGTTGTACCAGGTGCTCACGACCCTTCTGTATCGACTGTGACCTCTTCATCCACGAAACTCTCCACTCCTGTCCTGGCTGTATCAACAAGAGGATAGGGCCCAACTCATCATAGGTTTGTATGTTCTTACTGTGATCTATTTGTCAAAAAAACAATGCCCAAGTAACGTTAGTCATATGCTAGGACATACTAcatgggacatacatgtatgtatttagtACAGATGAGAACGCAGTCTCTACATTGGTTCATACTCCCGAACTGTACTCTATTTAGCCATGAATAGTGCCAGACTTGACAAAAGTTGtaatgtgatacatgtatgtgtaacatATTCAGCAGAGAGTAGGGGTCATACATGTTGATTACTCTACCACAACTGCAACAAGTTTAGCACAAATATGGTGCAACCCCTCAGACTAGTCTGG
The window above is part of the Branchiostoma floridae strain S238N-H82 chromosome 14, Bfl_VNyyK, whole genome shotgun sequence genome. Proteins encoded here:
- the LOC118430593 gene encoding general transcription factor IIH subunit 2-like; this translates as MADEDVEKTYRWEGDYEKTWEVLQEDAAGSLQASVDDIIHRAKRRRLQDRQVNVRLGMMRHLFVVVDMSQSMEDQDLKPTRILVTLKLLENFIEEYFDQNPISQLGVITTKNKRAEKLTELGGNPKRHVTQLRTLSSASCVGEPSIMNSLDLAAQTLKHMPTHTSREVLIIMGSLTTCDPGDINITMKMVKDLNIRCSVIGLAAEVQVCKKLCNMTNGTYGIILEDTHFKDLLLEHCTPPPATVNTDSSLIKMGFPQHTISQDHDSVKPSMCMCHQDTEAQSFTPSGYFCPQCHAKYCELPVECKICGLTLVSAPHLARSYHHFFPLENFREIPLEELDAELSRFCTGCQVQLNGPVVYCCTRCSRPFCIDCDLFIHETLHSCPGCINKRIGPNSS